In the genome of Maribacter forsetii DSM 18668, the window GGCATCAATACCCACATTAATCTAGATTTGGGTTTAGCAGCAAACGCTGTAATGCAAGGCAAAGAAATAATTAATATAGAAAATGATTTTAATGCAGTAAATACCATTCTTGGCAATATTGTCAATGAAATGCAAGACAGATTAAGTAGGGTATCTCCACTATTATTTTTACTAGACCTCGCCGGAAAGAATACTGATGAACAAATTATAAACTTTAGCTTGGCTAAAGCTCGCGAATTATCATGGGTTAATGCAAATCTACTTTGGGGATTAGGAGATGGTCACCAAGATGCCGCTATTCATCAAATGGACAACACCGTTTTAAGACTTGGCGAATTTATAAAAGCTCCAAAATCTAAAATTGTTACTTACGCCCTAAAGTTTTTAGGCA includes:
- a CDS encoding DUF5995 family protein; the protein is MQEVLNQLDNIIDNAIVNNDRIGYFAFLYRRVTAEILNEVQLGNFEDNARMETFDVAFANYYIDAYNGYITNQPISKSWQFAFDSKNDPLTILQHIMLGINTHINLDLGLAANAVMQGKEIINIENDFNAVNTILGNIVNEMQDRLSRVSPLLFLLDLAGKNTDEQIINFSLAKARELSWVNANLLWGLGDGHQDAAIHQMDNTVLRLGEFIKAPKSKIVTYALKFLGKFEEKNVGLVISKLRED